Proteins encoded together in one Mycobacterium simiae window:
- a CDS encoding sigma-70 family RNA polymerase sigma factor: MPAQEEFIEQAAPFRAELIAHCYRMLGSVHDAEDLVQETYLRGWRGYQAFEERATLRTWLYRIATTACLRALEQRARRVLPAGLGDSSLDPHADLDTTLGAHQWLEPIPDTHLFATPEETVTARLSVRLAVMTALQELPARQRAALILRDVAQFSAAEVAELLETTPAAVNSSLQRARARLAEISPTEDDAVEPDSAARRQLLDRYCTAFENADMAALTALLQTDVRLEMPPLRVWFTGRATVMEFLAARAFSRPGDVSMVATAANGQPAVAEYRRAADGVLRAHSIHVLTPGATGIARVIVFLDPALFARFDLPPDR; encoded by the coding sequence GTGCCGGCTCAGGAAGAGTTCATCGAGCAGGCGGCCCCGTTCCGCGCCGAGCTGATCGCGCACTGTTACCGGATGCTCGGCTCGGTGCACGACGCCGAAGACCTGGTGCAGGAGACGTATCTGCGCGGCTGGCGGGGATATCAGGCGTTCGAAGAGCGCGCGACGCTGCGCACCTGGCTGTACCGGATCGCCACCACGGCATGCCTGCGTGCGCTGGAACAGCGCGCCCGGCGGGTGTTGCCGGCCGGACTGGGCGACAGTTCGCTCGACCCGCACGCCGACCTCGACACCACCTTGGGCGCCCATCAATGGCTCGAACCCATCCCGGACACCCACCTGTTCGCGACTCCGGAAGAGACCGTCACCGCGCGGCTCAGTGTGCGGCTGGCCGTGATGACCGCGCTGCAGGAGCTGCCCGCCCGCCAGCGCGCCGCGCTGATTCTGCGTGACGTCGCACAGTTCAGCGCCGCCGAGGTAGCCGAACTTCTCGAAACCACGCCCGCCGCGGTCAACAGTTCGCTACAGCGGGCGCGGGCCCGGCTGGCCGAGATCTCGCCCACCGAAGACGACGCCGTCGAACCGGACAGCGCGGCGCGCCGCCAGTTGCTCGACCGTTACTGCACGGCATTCGAAAACGCCGACATGGCCGCACTCACCGCGTTGTTGCAGACCGACGTGAGACTCGAAATGCCACCGCTGCGCGTGTGGTTCACCGGCCGCGCCACCGTGATGGAATTCCTTGCCGCACGGGCGTTTAGCAGACCCGGTGACGTCTCGATGGTGGCGACTGCGGCGAATGGTCAACCCGCCGTTGCCGAGTACCGTCGCGCCGCGGACGGCGTCCTGCGGGCGCATTCGATTCACGTGCTCACCCCGGGTGCCACGGGCATCGCCCGGGTCATCGTTTTCCTCGATCCGGCGTTGTTCGCAAGGTTTGATTTGCCGCCCGATCGGTAA
- a CDS encoding AMP-binding protein encodes MSGTVAGTAARALVSSRLLRIPAPLQALRLVREVYRAGTNLYTLLAVAAARWPQRTAIIDDDGALNYRELQAETESLARQLVDTGAGPGKAVGVMCRNGRDFVSAVFATALVGADVVLVNTEFRSDALAGALGTHQVATMLCDNEFAGHIRDALPSIQVLDPAEAPPAAGRSRPKVAPSGRIVLLTSGTTGIPKGAPRTPRISTGLGAGVTILERTHLRAGARIALATPMFHGLGFGIMTLAVSLGATMLTRRRFDAEQTLAQASLHRADAMSVVPIMLARILDLPQRVRMRNPLASLKVVICSGDRLDPTLARRFMDEYGDVLYNLYGSTEVGIGSLATPAELRAAPETVGRPVAGCPVRIYDRSGRPVGPRVTGRIFVGGELSSDGYTGGGGKHVIDGHTSTGDMGYLDNAGRLYIVGREDDMIVSGGENVYPRALENALAEHPDVAETAVVGVDDEQFGRRLAAFVVPRDGREVDVTALREFLKGKVSRFEQPRDIHLVDSIPRNPAGKVIRRALTS; translated from the coding sequence ATGAGCGGCACTGTGGCCGGCACCGCCGCCCGCGCGCTGGTGTCGTCGAGGCTGCTGAGGATTCCCGCACCGCTGCAGGCGCTACGGCTGGTGCGCGAGGTGTATCGCGCTGGCACAAACCTTTACACGCTGCTGGCGGTCGCGGCGGCGCGCTGGCCGCAACGCACGGCAATCATCGACGACGACGGGGCGCTGAACTATCGCGAGCTGCAGGCCGAAACCGAATCGCTGGCCCGCCAGCTCGTCGACACCGGCGCCGGACCGGGCAAGGCGGTCGGCGTCATGTGCCGAAACGGTCGTGATTTCGTGTCGGCCGTGTTCGCCACCGCGCTGGTCGGAGCGGATGTGGTGCTAGTGAACACCGAGTTTCGCAGCGATGCTCTGGCCGGTGCGCTCGGCACACACCAGGTGGCAACGATGTTGTGCGACAACGAGTTTGCCGGTCACATTCGTGACGCCCTGCCGTCGATTCAGGTGCTCGACCCGGCCGAGGCTCCGCCGGCTGCGGGCAGGTCACGTCCCAAGGTCGCACCGTCGGGTCGCATTGTGTTACTCACGTCGGGCACCACCGGTATTCCCAAAGGCGCGCCGCGCACTCCCCGGATCAGCACCGGGCTGGGAGCCGGAGTGACGATTCTGGAACGCACCCACCTACGCGCAGGTGCACGGATTGCCCTGGCAACGCCAATGTTTCACGGCCTCGGGTTCGGCATCATGACACTCGCGGTCAGCCTGGGCGCCACCATGCTGACCCGTCGCCGCTTCGACGCCGAACAAACGCTCGCTCAGGCGTCCCTGCACCGCGCCGACGCGATGAGCGTCGTGCCGATCATGCTGGCACGCATCCTGGATCTGCCCCAGCGCGTGCGGATGCGAAACCCGCTGGCATCGCTGAAAGTCGTGATCTGCAGCGGAGACCGACTCGACCCGACCCTGGCGCGCCGCTTCATGGACGAGTACGGCGACGTCCTTTACAACCTGTATGGCTCGACGGAAGTCGGAATCGGTTCGCTGGCGACTCCGGCTGAGCTGCGGGCCGCGCCGGAGACGGTGGGCAGGCCGGTCGCGGGCTGCCCGGTGCGCATCTACGACCGCAGCGGCCGGCCCGTCGGACCCCGGGTGACCGGCCGCATCTTCGTCGGAGGTGAACTGAGCTCAGACGGCTACACCGGCGGTGGTGGCAAGCACGTCATCGACGGCCACACCAGCACCGGCGACATGGGCTACCTCGACAATGCGGGCCGGCTCTACATCGTCGGCCGCGAGGACGACATGATTGTGTCCGGCGGTGAGAACGTTTATCCGCGGGCGCTGGAGAACGCGCTCGCCGAACATCCCGACGTTGCCGAGACGGCGGTCGTCGGAGTGGACGACGAGCAGTTCGGGCGACGACTGGCCGCGTTCGTGGTACCGCGCGACGGGCGTGAAGTCGATGTGACGGCGCTACGAGAGTTCCTCAAGGGCAAGGTTTCTCGTTTCGAACAACCACGCGACATCCACCTGGTCGACAGCATTCCGCGCAATCCCGCCGGCAAGGTCATCCGCAGGGCACTGACGTCCTAG
- a CDS encoding DUF899 domain-containing protein, producing MNTPPIVSAPEWEAEHRRMLVKEKELTRARDALAALRRRMPWQAVDQRYEFDGPDGRVDLLDLFEGRRQLIVYRAFFGPDIHGWPDHACRGCSMIADHIGHLAHLNARDTTLVFASRAPQADIERLKARMGWRMPWYTITDSLGARFDVDFGVHEWHGTNAFIHHGDRIFRTYFINNRGDEALGTTWSFLDMTALGRQESWEDSPPEYPQTAPYEWWDWHDSYGEHEPSRWFGEPDPNDPDDIRPPRVD from the coding sequence ATGAACACACCCCCGATCGTGTCGGCACCGGAATGGGAGGCCGAACATCGGCGAATGCTGGTGAAAGAGAAGGAGTTGACCCGGGCCCGCGATGCCCTGGCCGCGCTGCGACGGCGGATGCCGTGGCAGGCCGTGGACCAGCGTTACGAATTCGACGGTCCCGATGGCAGGGTGGACCTACTCGATCTGTTCGAGGGGCGCCGGCAGTTGATCGTCTACCGCGCGTTTTTCGGGCCCGACATTCACGGCTGGCCAGACCACGCCTGTCGCGGCTGTTCGATGATCGCCGACCACATCGGCCATCTCGCGCATCTCAATGCCCGTGACACCACGCTGGTGTTCGCCTCGCGGGCGCCGCAGGCCGACATCGAGCGGCTGAAGGCGCGGATGGGTTGGCGCATGCCCTGGTACACCATCACCGACAGCCTCGGTGCTCGTTTTGACGTTGACTTCGGTGTGCACGAATGGCACGGCACCAACGCGTTCATCCACCACGGCGATCGCATCTTTCGGACCTACTTCATCAACAACCGGGGCGACGAGGCGCTGGGCACCACCTGGAGCTTCCTGGACATGACGGCATTGGGCCGACAGGAGTCCTGGGAGGATTCGCCGCCGGAGTACCCGCAGACCGCGCCGTACGAATGGTGGGACTGGCATGACTCATACGGTGAGCACGAGCCGTCGCGATGGTTCGGCGAACCTGACCCGAACGACCCCGACGACATTCGGCCACCGCGCGTCGATTGA
- a CDS encoding SDR family NAD(P)-dependent oxidoreductase: protein MNLIGQALTRATDRLANPPRLSDPDQLRAVVSGKTVLVTGASYGIGEATARRFAAAGATVLVVARSAERLDDLAAAINAGGGQASAYPTDLSDEAAVHVLTKQITETHGPLDIVVSNAGKSLRRSLHQQYDRPHDFQRTIDINYLGPIWLLLGLLPAMRENGGGQIVNVSSVGVRVVPGPQWGAYQASKGAFDRWLRSVAPELHADAVQVTSIYFALVRTRMITPTPVLGRLPGLSAEEAADVIGKAVIERPRTLEPPWVFPAEVVSVLLAGPAERAARLWYRRFLADSATRQEDR from the coding sequence GTGAACTTGATAGGTCAGGCGTTGACAAGGGCGACCGACCGATTGGCCAATCCGCCACGGCTGTCGGACCCCGATCAGCTGCGTGCGGTCGTCTCCGGCAAGACGGTGCTGGTCACCGGCGCGTCCTACGGAATCGGCGAGGCGACGGCCCGCCGATTCGCCGCGGCCGGGGCCACGGTCCTGGTGGTCGCCCGGTCGGCGGAACGGCTCGACGACCTCGCCGCGGCCATCAATGCCGGCGGCGGCCAGGCCAGCGCATACCCGACCGACCTCAGCGACGAGGCCGCCGTCCACGTGCTGACCAAGCAGATCACCGAGACCCACGGACCGCTCGACATCGTGGTCAGCAACGCCGGTAAATCGCTGCGCCGCTCACTGCATCAGCAGTACGACCGCCCGCACGACTTCCAGCGCACCATCGACATCAACTATCTGGGCCCGATCTGGCTGCTGCTGGGATTGCTACCGGCCATGCGGGAAAACGGCGGCGGCCAGATCGTGAACGTGTCCAGCGTCGGCGTGCGGGTGGTGCCCGGTCCGCAGTGGGGCGCCTATCAGGCGTCCAAGGGCGCGTTCGACCGCTGGCTGCGCAGCGTGGCCCCCGAACTGCACGCCGACGCCGTGCAGGTCACCTCGATCTACTTCGCACTGGTTCGGACCCGGATGATCACCCCGACGCCGGTGTTGGGCCGGCTGCCCGGGCTGTCCGCCGAGGAGGCCGCCGACGTCATCGGCAAGGCGGTCATCGAACGCCCGCGGACGCTGGAACCGCCGTGGGTGTTTCCGGCCGAGGTGGTCTCCGTGCTATTGGCCGGACCGGCCGAACGGGCCGCCCGGCTGTGGTACCGCCGGTTCCTGGCGGACTCGGCCACGCGCCAGGAAGACCGATGA
- a CDS encoding cation-translocating P-type ATPase translates to MKIPGVSGVVAGVTGGAAQLVKAGVSTAAGAAGAVQLLASPVVELAGPVVQSVATSTGRALGMNMSADGSPERIRPPVRWRSGQRVHLDLDPLLPFARWYEYSAVVEEPVRRIPGVAHAHVEGALGRLVVELARGADNDAVVEEVRSTVADIAADLASSKSDLPASAPFADPGNPLAILVPFTAAALDMVAVTAALTGWVARLPAAPQTTRAAAALINHQPRMVSILESRLGRVGTDVMLAAATAAAHGLTHSFGTPLLDMTQRTLQIAEAAAHRRVWRDREPHLASPDRPQAPVVPVISSAGVKSQMPRHSWGAAAAGEASHVVVGGTIDAAMDKEKGSMAGPVESYVDSAANGSLIAAASALVAGGGTEDAAAAIEAGVPRAAHVGRQAFAATLGRGLANDGQLVLDPGALRRLDRVKVVVIDGAALRGDHRAVLRSIGEAPGWDDDRVYEVADALLHGEEAPEPDQDELPATGAQLRWVPAQGPSAMPAQGLETADLVVDGERVGKVEVGWEVDPYAIPLLQTANRTGARVVLRHVAGTEDLTASVAATHPPGTPLLSVVRELRADRGPVLLITAVHRDFASTDTLAALAIADVGVALDDPRAATPWTADIITGTDLAAAVRMLSAIPVARSTSESAVHLAQGGTTLAGLLLVTGTDQNQNKNPVSFRRWLNPVNAAAATALVAGTFSASRVLRLPDPTPQPLTAWHALDPEIVYSRLAGGARPMAVQSLTPSWRRRLDDLSYSPPFAGLRGPLHSVARLAAATRVELADPLTPILAVGAAASAIVGSNIDALLVAGVMTVNAITGGAQRLRAEAAAAELFAEQDQLVRRVVVPAVATTRRRLEAARHATRTATVSAKSLRPGDVIDLAAPEVVPADARLLIAEDLEVDESLLTGESLPVDKQVEPVAVNDPERASMLFEGSTIVAGHARAIVVATGVNTAAHRAISAVADVETSAGVQARLRELTSKVLPLTLTGGAAVTALALLRRASLRQAVADGVAIAVAAVPEGLPLVATLSQLAAAQRLTARGVLVRSPRTIEALGRVDTVCFDKTGTLTENRLRVLCAVPHDARPGDAFPEAEDPRSAAVLRAAAWASSQPQNGQGHAHATDEAIITAASFLLTKNNSGWQLLAEVPFESSRGYAASIGTLGSDPDAPVLMLKGAPEIVLPRCRFTDPAADRAHAESVVRGLAERGLRVLAVARRPWPNGTTHDEDTDVDAVDATAHDLELLGYVGLADTARASSRPLIEALEAAGRDVVLITGDHPITARAIARQLGLPADARVVTGAELAGLDEDACAKMVADVQVFARVSPEQKVQIVAALQRCGRVTAMVGDGANDAAAIRMADVGIGVSGRGSSAARGAADIVLTDRDLSVLLDALVEGRSMWAGVRDAVTILVGGNVGEVLFTIIGTAFGQGRAPVGTRQLLLVNLLTDMFPALAVAVTSQYAEPEEAEYDTQEAAENARAAHRLAVLTGPRPSLDAPLMRQIITRGVVTAAGATAAWGIGRYTPGSERRTATMGLAALVTTQLAQTLLTRQHSPLVVATALGSAGVLVGIIQTPVVSQFFGCTPLGPVAWSGVVGATAGATAISWLAPNWLNKTIGVLQPIDESEDEPDA, encoded by the coding sequence ATGAAGATTCCGGGTGTATCCGGCGTGGTTGCTGGTGTCACCGGCGGAGCGGCTCAGCTAGTCAAGGCCGGCGTTTCCACGGCGGCGGGCGCTGCCGGTGCGGTGCAGCTACTGGCCAGCCCGGTCGTCGAACTGGCGGGTCCGGTGGTGCAGTCGGTGGCCACCTCCACCGGCCGGGCGCTCGGGATGAACATGTCGGCCGACGGTTCCCCGGAACGCATCAGGCCTCCGGTGCGGTGGCGTAGCGGTCAGCGGGTGCACCTCGATTTGGACCCGCTGTTGCCGTTTGCCCGCTGGTATGAGTATTCGGCGGTCGTCGAGGAGCCGGTTCGCCGGATTCCGGGGGTGGCCCACGCCCATGTCGAGGGCGCGCTGGGCCGGTTGGTGGTCGAGCTTGCTCGCGGCGCCGACAACGATGCTGTCGTGGAGGAAGTGCGATCGACGGTGGCCGACATCGCCGCCGATCTGGCGTCCAGCAAGTCCGACCTGCCGGCCTCGGCGCCCTTCGCCGACCCCGGCAATCCGTTGGCGATTCTGGTGCCGTTCACCGCGGCTGCCCTGGATATGGTCGCAGTGACGGCGGCCCTGACCGGCTGGGTGGCCCGCCTGCCCGCGGCACCGCAGACCACTCGGGCCGCGGCGGCGCTGATCAACCATCAACCGCGCATGGTCTCGATTTTGGAGTCGAGGCTGGGCCGGGTGGGTACCGATGTCATGCTGGCGGCCGCGACCGCGGCGGCACACGGGCTGACCCATTCATTCGGCACACCGCTACTCGACATGACGCAGCGGACCTTGCAGATCGCCGAGGCGGCGGCGCACCGCCGGGTGTGGCGGGACCGGGAGCCGCATCTGGCCTCGCCGGATCGTCCGCAGGCGCCGGTGGTCCCGGTCATCTCCTCGGCCGGCGTGAAGTCGCAAATGCCCCGGCACAGCTGGGGGGCCGCGGCGGCGGGCGAGGCATCACACGTCGTGGTCGGCGGCACCATCGACGCGGCGATGGACAAAGAAAAGGGCTCGATGGCCGGGCCGGTGGAAAGTTACGTCGATTCGGCGGCCAACGGCTCGCTGATCGCCGCGGCCAGTGCCCTGGTGGCCGGCGGCGGTACCGAAGATGCCGCCGCGGCGATCGAGGCCGGCGTGCCGCGCGCCGCGCACGTCGGCCGACAGGCGTTCGCGGCGACCCTGGGTCGCGGCCTCGCCAACGACGGCCAGCTGGTCCTCGATCCGGGCGCGTTGCGCCGGCTGGACCGGGTGAAGGTGGTCGTGATCGACGGAGCCGCGCTGCGCGGTGATCACCGCGCCGTGCTGCGATCGATCGGGGAGGCGCCGGGCTGGGACGATGACCGGGTCTACGAGGTCGCCGACGCGCTGCTGCACGGCGAGGAGGCCCCCGAACCCGACCAGGACGAACTACCTGCCACCGGAGCACAGCTGAGATGGGTTCCGGCACAAGGTCCTTCGGCGATGCCTGCCCAGGGCCTGGAGACCGCCGACCTGGTGGTGGACGGCGAACGGGTGGGCAAGGTCGAGGTCGGCTGGGAAGTGGATCCCTATGCGATCCCGTTGCTGCAGACCGCCAACCGGACCGGGGCCCGCGTGGTACTGCGACACGTCGCCGGCACCGAGGATCTGACGGCGAGCGTCGCGGCGACGCACCCGCCGGGTACGCCGTTGCTCAGTGTGGTCCGGGAGCTGCGGGCCGACCGCGGACCGGTGCTGCTGATCACCGCGGTGCACCGCGATTTCGCATCGACGGACACCCTGGCTGCGCTGGCGATCGCTGATGTTGGTGTGGCACTTGATGATCCGCGTGCGGCCACGCCATGGACGGCTGACATCATCACTGGCACCGACCTGGCCGCCGCGGTTCGTATGCTGTCCGCGATTCCGGTCGCACGTTCGACCAGCGAATCGGCGGTGCACCTGGCTCAGGGCGGCACGACGCTGGCCGGGTTGCTATTGGTCACCGGGACCGATCAGAACCAGAACAAAAACCCGGTGAGCTTTCGGCGCTGGCTCAACCCGGTCAACGCCGCCGCGGCCACGGCGCTGGTGGCCGGCACCTTCTCGGCGAGCAGGGTGTTGCGGCTGCCGGACCCGACCCCACAACCACTGACCGCCTGGCACGCGCTGGATCCGGAAATCGTCTATTCGCGACTCGCCGGCGGTGCGCGGCCAATGGCGGTGCAGAGCCTGACCCCGTCGTGGCGTCGCCGCCTCGACGACCTCTCCTACAGCCCCCCGTTCGCGGGCCTGCGTGGACCGCTGCACAGCGTGGCGCGGTTGGCCGCGGCCACCCGGGTCGAACTCGCCGACCCGCTGACCCCGATTCTGGCCGTCGGGGCGGCCGCCTCGGCGATCGTCGGCAGCAACATCGATGCACTGCTGGTCGCTGGCGTGATGACGGTTAACGCGATAACCGGTGGGGCGCAACGGCTGCGGGCCGAGGCAGCGGCCGCCGAGTTGTTCGCCGAACAAGACCAACTGGTCCGTCGCGTCGTGGTGCCTGCGGTGGCCACCACCCGGCGCCGCCTGGAGGCGGCCCGGCACGCGACCCGCACGGCCACGGTGTCCGCCAAGTCGCTACGGCCGGGCGACGTCATCGATCTGGCCGCCCCGGAAGTGGTACCAGCCGACGCGCGTCTGCTGATAGCCGAAGATCTCGAGGTCGACGAGTCGCTGTTGACCGGCGAGTCGCTTCCGGTGGACAAGCAGGTGGAGCCGGTCGCGGTCAACGACCCGGAACGGGCCAGCATGCTGTTCGAAGGCAGCACCATTGTCGCGGGGCACGCGCGGGCGATCGTCGTGGCCACCGGGGTGAATACCGCTGCGCACCGGGCAATTTCGGCCGTCGCCGACGTCGAGACGTCGGCCGGTGTCCAAGCGCGGTTGCGCGAGCTCACCAGCAAGGTGTTGCCGCTGACCCTGACCGGGGGCGCGGCGGTGACCGCGTTGGCGTTGCTGCGCCGCGCGTCGCTGCGTCAAGCGGTCGCCGACGGCGTCGCGATCGCGGTCGCCGCGGTGCCGGAGGGCCTGCCGCTGGTGGCCACGTTGTCCCAGTTGGCCGCCGCGCAGCGCTTGACGGCGCGCGGTGTGCTGGTCCGCTCGCCGCGCACTATCGAGGCGCTGGGGCGCGTCGACACTGTGTGTTTCGACAAGACCGGCACGCTCACCGAGAACCGGTTGCGGGTGCTTTGTGCGGTGCCGCACGACGCCCGCCCGGGCGATGCCTTCCCGGAGGCCGAGGATCCGCGGTCGGCGGCCGTGCTGCGGGCAGCCGCGTGGGCCTCCTCCCAGCCCCAAAACGGGCAAGGCCACGCCCATGCCACCGACGAGGCCATCATCACCGCCGCGAGTTTCCTGCTGACCAAGAACAATTCGGGCTGGCAGCTGCTCGCTGAAGTGCCCTTCGAATCCAGCCGTGGGTATGCCGCCTCGATCGGCACCCTCGGCTCGGACCCGGACGCGCCGGTGCTGATGCTCAAGGGCGCCCCGGAGATCGTGCTGCCCCGCTGCCGGTTCACCGACCCGGCGGCCGACCGCGCGCACGCCGAATCCGTGGTACGCGGGCTCGCCGAACGGGGCTTGCGGGTACTGGCGGTGGCGCGCCGCCCTTGGCCGAACGGAACCACCCACGACGAGGACACCGACGTCGACGCCGTCGATGCCACCGCCCACGATCTGGAGCTGCTGGGCTATGTCGGCCTGGCGGATACCGCGCGAGCCTCGTCGCGTCCGCTGATCGAAGCGTTGGAGGCGGCCGGTCGTGACGTCGTACTGATCACCGGTGACCACCCGATCACCGCGCGGGCGATCGCACGTCAGCTGGGACTGCCGGCGGATGCACGGGTGGTCACCGGGGCGGAGCTGGCCGGCCTCGATGAGGACGCCTGCGCCAAGATGGTCGCCGATGTCCAGGTGTTCGCCCGCGTCAGCCCGGAGCAGAAGGTACAGATCGTCGCGGCGCTGCAGCGCTGTGGCCGGGTGACGGCGATGGTCGGCGACGGCGCCAACGACGCCGCCGCGATCCGGATGGCCGACGTGGGTATCGGCGTCAGTGGCCGCGGGTCGTCGGCCGCCCGCGGCGCGGCCGATATCGTCTTGACCGACCGGGATTTGAGTGTCCTGCTCGACGCGCTGGTCGAGGGCCGGAGCATGTGGGCAGGGGTTCGCGATGCCGTGACGATCCTGGTCGGCGGCAACGTGGGCGAGGTGCTGTTCACCATCATCGGGACCGCGTTCGGTCAGGGCCGCGCGCCGGTAGGGACCCGGCAGCTGCTGCTGGTGAACTTACTCACCGACATGTTCCCGGCGCTGGCGGTCGCCGTCACATCGCAATACGCCGAGCCCGAGGAAGCGGAGTACGACACGCAGGAGGCGGCCGAAAATGCGCGGGCTGCACACCGTCTCGCCGTGCTGACCGGACCGCGGCCGTCACTCGACGCACCCTTGATGCGCCAAATCATCACCCGGGGTGTCGTCACCGCCGCGGGCGCGACAGCAGCTTGGGGCATCGGGCGTTACACGCCGGGCAGCGAACGTCGCACGGCGACAATGGGATTGGCCGCGCTGGTGACAACGCAGCTGGCGCAGACGCTGCTGACACGCCAGCACAGCCCGCTGGTGGTGGCGACCGCGCTGGGCAGTGCGGGCGTGCTGGTCGGCATTATTCAAACACCGGTGGTCAGCCAGTTCTTCGGCTGCACACCGTTGGGCCCGGTCGCCTGGTCCGGCGTGGTCGGAGCGACGGCCGGCGCCACCGCGATCTCCTGGCTGGCACCGAACTGGCTGAACAAGACGATCGGGGTATTGCAGCCGATCGACGAGTCCGAGGACGAGCCGGACGCCTAG
- a CDS encoding SDR family oxidoreductase has protein sequence MTQPQTQTHVDGLVGTTAIVTGASRGFGRAIATALTAAGAEVVGVARSAARLDESRAELGDAFIPVVADAADPATAAELIDKYAPRTLVLCAGAAPQLSAVQEHSWESFSANWNVDVAQALHWTRSALRRPLPPGSAVILMSSGAAVNGSPLSGGYAGAKATIRFIGSYAADESNRAGLGIAFTSLLPVLTPVTDLGAKAVAAYAARQRLDVDTFVESTGPVLTAEHVGVSVVAIATGGVRGHGAYLLAASGLTPLA, from the coding sequence ATGACCCAGCCCCAGACCCAGACCCACGTCGACGGCCTCGTCGGCACCACCGCGATCGTGACCGGGGCGAGCCGCGGATTCGGCCGCGCCATTGCGACCGCGTTGACGGCGGCCGGCGCCGAGGTAGTCGGCGTTGCACGCAGCGCCGCCCGGCTCGACGAGTCCCGAGCCGAGCTGGGCGACGCGTTCATCCCCGTGGTGGCCGACGCCGCCGACCCGGCCACCGCCGCCGAGCTCATCGACAAGTACGCACCGCGCACGCTGGTGCTGTGCGCGGGTGCGGCCCCGCAGCTGAGCGCGGTGCAGGAGCACAGCTGGGAGAGCTTTAGCGCCAACTGGAACGTCGATGTCGCCCAGGCGTTGCACTGGACCCGCAGCGCGTTGCGGCGTCCGCTGCCACCGGGTAGCGCGGTGATCCTGATGTCCAGCGGCGCCGCCGTCAACGGGTCACCACTGTCCGGTGGTTACGCCGGCGCCAAGGCGACCATCAGGTTCATCGGCAGCTACGCCGCCGACGAGTCGAATCGCGCCGGACTCGGCATCGCGTTCACCTCGCTGCTGCCGGTGCTGACGCCGGTCACCGACCTGGGCGCGAAGGCGGTTGCGGCCTACGCGGCGCGGCAACGCCTCGACGTCGACACCTTCGTCGAATCGACCGGCCCCGTGCTCACCGCCGAACACGTCGGCGTTTCGGTGGTCGCGATCGCAACCGGCGGCGTGCGGGGACACGGTGCGTACCTGCTCGCCGCGTCGGGTTTGACGCCGTTGGCCTGA
- the mrf gene encoding ribosome hibernation factor-recruiting GTPase MRF: MRAPVVLVAGQGDTDAVTGGLLCRSGTVVVEHQFDGHVVRRTTSMLRRGELSTAEDALELAHGCVSCTVRNDLLVLLRKLAHRDGVERIVVHLAPWLEPEPICVAINHVRVNVGLGYPEGPAALDVAIAGVVTCIDTRTWLHRALGDAVLSDGRTMAQVVVGQAEFADLLVLTRPDPVTLAVLRRLAPRSRITVGQERVDVALANLDDNSRRGRSDHPHGWLLAGLPPLAADGPVRIVEFNARRPFHPERLHAAVDLLLSGVVRSRGRLWLASRPDQVMWLESAGGGLRVSSAGKWLAAMTAREVANVDPERSLFAELQWEYQFGDRHTAMTVLVCGAESPDILDALHGALLTDAEMAAPQDWRGYRDPFGDWHQDPCDEISSAPEEAAPDAERRES; encoded by the coding sequence ATGCGGGCGCCGGTGGTTTTGGTAGCGGGGCAGGGCGACACGGACGCGGTGACAGGCGGGCTGCTGTGCCGGTCCGGAACCGTGGTCGTCGAGCACCAATTCGACGGCCACGTCGTGCGACGGACGACGAGCATGCTGCGGCGCGGCGAACTGAGCACCGCCGAGGACGCCTTGGAATTGGCGCACGGGTGCGTGTCGTGCACCGTACGCAACGACCTCTTGGTGCTGCTGCGCAAGCTAGCTCATCGCGACGGGGTCGAGCGCATTGTCGTGCATCTGGCCCCGTGGCTCGAGCCGGAACCCATCTGCGTCGCGATCAACCACGTCCGGGTGAACGTCGGCCTCGGCTACCCGGAGGGCCCGGCCGCCCTGGACGTGGCGATCGCGGGCGTGGTGACATGCATCGATACCCGCACCTGGCTTCATCGTGCGCTCGGGGACGCGGTGCTGTCGGACGGCCGCACAATGGCCCAGGTCGTCGTCGGCCAGGCGGAGTTCGCCGATCTGCTGGTGCTGACCCGGCCCGATCCGGTGACGCTGGCCGTGCTGCGTCGGCTCGCCCCGCGGTCACGGATCACCGTGGGGCAGGAGCGGGTCGACGTGGCCCTGGCCAACCTCGACGACAACTCCCGGCGCGGTCGCAGCGACCACCCGCATGGCTGGCTGCTGGCCGGACTGCCGCCGCTTGCCGCGGATGGGCCGGTACGCATCGTCGAGTTCAATGCTCGCCGCCCGTTCCACCCGGAACGCTTGCATGCCGCGGTCGATCTGCTGCTGAGCGGTGTGGTGCGCAGCCGTGGGCGGCTCTGGCTGGCCAGCCGGCCCGACCAGGTCATGTGGCTGGAATCGGCCGGCGGCGGTCTGCGGGTTTCCAGCGCGGGAAAGTGGCTGGCCGCCATGACCGCTCGGGAAGTGGCCAATGTCGACCCGGAACGCAGCCTGTTCGCCGAGTTGCAGTGGGAATACCAGTTCGGCGACCGGCACACGGCGATGACGGTGCTGGTCTGCGGCGCCGAGTCGCCGGACATCCTCGACGCCCTACATGGGGCACTGCTCACCGACGCGGAAATGGCGGCACCGCAGGACTGGCGCGGATATCGCGATCCCTTCGGTGACTGGCACCAGGATCCGTGCGACGAAATCAGCAGCGCCCCAGAAGAAGCCGCACCCGACGCGGAGCGCCGCGAATCCTGA